The window GCCTCGCCCGCTGCCTCATTTACACGGATTGCATCAGCGGGATTTGCGCCCGGATGTGATCTTCCCCGAGGATCGCGCATGCCAGTCTGCACTATCGTTAGCGATTGACCCCAAATCGTGATATTTTCACATTAAAAGACATTACCTTTCATAGTGAATTATTCAGCGAGGGGAAATGCCCAACTCTTGTGAACGGGAATCGCGATGAAACCAAAGCAGCGGCAGGCCGCTATCCTTGAATATCTGCAGCGGCATGGCAAAACGGCGGTGGACGCCCTGGCCGAGCATTTCTCCACCACCGGCACCACCATCCGCAAGGATCTCACCCTGCTGGAAGAAGAAGGCGAGGTGATCCGCACCTACGGCGGCGTGGTGCTCAGCCGCGACGACGGCGATCAGCCAATCGACCGTAAAACCCATATCAACACCGAGAAAAAGCGCCGCATCGCCAGCGCCGCCGTGGCGCTGATCGCCGACGGCGACTCGCTGATCTTCGACGCCGGCAGCACGGTGCTGCAGATGGTGCCGCACCTGGCGCAGTTCAATAACATCACGGTGATGACCAACAGCCTGACCATCGTCAACGCGCTGGTGGAACTGGACAACGATCAGACCATCCTGATGCCCGGCGGCACCTACCGCAAAAAATCGGCCTCGTTCCACGGCAGCCTGGCGGAATCGGCGTTTCAGCAATTCAGCTTCGACAAGCTGTTTATCGGCGCGGACGGCGTCGATCTCAACGCAGGCGTCACCACCTTCAACGAAGTGCACAACGTCAGCAAAGCGATGTGCGAAGCCGCCGGCCGCATTATTTTGTTGGTGGACTCCTCGAAATTCGGCCGCAAGAGCCCGAACGTGGTGTGCGAACTCAGCGCCGTCGATACGCTGATCACCGACCGAGACATCAACCCCGATTACCTCGCCGCCCTGCAGGCGAAAGGCATCAATATCATTCTGGTAGGAGACCCCGATGAGTAACGCCAACGCCCTGCTCGCCTTCGCCCGCGAAACGCTGGAGATCGAGTTGACCGAAGCGCAGCGCCTGCTGGCGCGCCTGGATGACAATTTCGTCTGCGCCTGCGAGCTGCTGCTGAATTGCCGCGGCAAAGCGGTGATTTCCGGCATCGGCAAGTCCGGCCATATCGGCAAGAAGATCGCCGCGTCGCTGGCCAGCACCGGCACGCCGTCATTCTTCGTGCATCCGGCGGAGGCGCTGCACGGCGATCTCGGCATGATCGGCGCCGACGACGTGGTGGTGTTCATCTCCTACTCCGGCCGCGCCAAAGAGCTGGATCTGATCCTGCCGCTGCTGGCGGAGAACGGCATTCCGGTGATCGCCGTTACCGGCGGCAAAGAGTCGCCGCTGGCGCAGGCCGCGGCCTGCGTGCTGGATATCGGCGTCGAGCGCGAAGCCTGCCCGATGGGGCTGGCGCCCACCTCCAGCGCGGTCAACACCCTGATGATGGGCGACGCCCTGGCGATGGCGCTGATGCGCCAGCGCGGTTTCAACGCGGAAGACTTCGCCCGATCGCACCCGGGCGGCAGCCTGGGCGCGCGTCTGCTGAACCGCGTGCATCACCTGATGCGCACCGGCGATCGCCTGCCGCGCGTGAGCGAAAGCGCCAACGTGATGGAGGCGATGCTGGAACTGAGCCGCACCGGGCTGGGGTTGGTAGCGGTCTGCGACGCGCAGCAGCGGGTGGTGGGCGTATTTACCGACGGCGATCTGCGCCGCTGGCTGGTGAAGGGCAACAGCCTGCAGGATCCGCTCAGCCCGGCGATCACCCGCCCCGGCTATCGGCTGCCAGAGCAGTGGCGCGCCGGGGAGGCGCTGGAAGCGCTGCACGAACAACACATCAGCGCGGCTCCGGTGGTCGATATGGACGGCGTGCTGGTGGGGGCGCTCAACCTGCACGATCTGCATCAGGCCGGCATCGGCTGATCAACGCCGGGGGGCGCCATCACCAGCGCCCCCCGGTCAGATCATTTCCAATCGGGATTGTTCTCGAACTGCTGCTTCAGCAGCGCTTTCATGTCGTCATTCGGCTTGCCGAGCCACTGGTACTTGGCATACTTCTTCGGATGATCGACGGCTTCCGGCCGATCTTCCACTTCCACCCGCACGCCCCAGGCCTGGGATTTGTCCGCGCTGAACGCCACGATCAAAAAGTTATTGCCGCAGTCGTGGGGCTTGCACAGGTTACCGACCAGATACTCTTTGCCCTTCCAGTTCAGATTCTGCGCCGGCGTAGAGGTGCCGACGCCCTTGCGCGCCCAGCCCGGCATCCGCGCCTGGCCTTTGACCATGTTTTGCCAGCTGGCCTGATACCCCGGCTGCTGAATCAAATCCGATGTGGTGACGATTTGTTGGGCAAAGCTGCCCGCGCTGAAGCTGAGCAGTGCGCCAAAGAGGGCGCAACGCAGCGCCTGGTGTCCCGTCATAGTCCTTCTCCCTAGGTTAAATCAGGTTTCGCCCATAAAACCGGGCCTGAACTAGTCAGACCACGGTTGCGGCAAAAAGTTGACTCACCACCAGGCGTGAAAATGATGCACCGGCCCGATGCCGTGCCCCACTTCCAGCGTATCCGCCTGTTGCAGCGCTTGTTGCAGGTAGCCCTTGGCGGCGGCCACCGTGGCCGCCCAGTCGGCATGGCGCGGACGCAGCGCCGCCAGCGCGGCCGAGAGCGTGCAACCGGTGCCGTGGGTATGGCGGGTGGCGACGCGCGGCGCGGTAAAGCGCTGCTCGCCTTCGGCGGTAAACAGCCAGTCCGGGCTCTCGCTTTCGCTCAGGTGGCCGCCCTTCATCAGCACCGCTCGGCAGCCCATCGCCAGCAGCGCCCGCCCCTGCTCGCGCATCTGCGCTTCATCTTCCGCCGGCGCGCACGCCAGCAGCGCCGCCGCTTCCGGCAGGTTCGGC of the Serratia marcescens subsp. marcescens ATCC 13880 genome contains:
- the srlR gene encoding glucitol operon DNA-binding transcriptional repressor SrlR, which produces MKPKQRQAAILEYLQRHGKTAVDALAEHFSTTGTTIRKDLTLLEEEGEVIRTYGGVVLSRDDGDQPIDRKTHINTEKKRRIASAAVALIADGDSLIFDAGSTVLQMVPHLAQFNNITVMTNSLTIVNALVELDNDQTILMPGGTYRKKSASFHGSLAESAFQQFSFDKLFIGADGVDLNAGVTTFNEVHNVSKAMCEAAGRIILLVDSSKFGRKSPNVVCELSAVDTLITDRDINPDYLAALQAKGINIILVGDPDE
- the gutQ gene encoding arabinose-5-phosphate isomerase GutQ; the encoded protein is MSNANALLAFARETLEIELTEAQRLLARLDDNFVCACELLLNCRGKAVISGIGKSGHIGKKIAASLASTGTPSFFVHPAEALHGDLGMIGADDVVVFISYSGRAKELDLILPLLAENGIPVIAVTGGKESPLAQAAACVLDIGVEREACPMGLAPTSSAVNTLMMGDALAMALMRQRGFNAEDFARSHPGGSLGARLLNRVHHLMRTGDRLPRVSESANVMEAMLELSRTGLGLVAVCDAQQRVVGVFTDGDLRRWLVKGNSLQDPLSPAITRPGYRLPEQWRAGEALEALHEQHISAAPVVDMDGVLVGALNLHDLHQAGIG
- a CDS encoding inhibitor of vertebrate lysozyme family protein, producing the protein MTGHQALRCALFGALLSFSAGSFAQQIVTTSDLIQQPGYQASWQNMVKGQARMPGWARKGVGTSTPAQNLNWKGKEYLVGNLCKPHDCGNNFLIVAFSADKSQAWGVRVEVEDRPEAVDHPKKYAKYQWLGKPNDDMKALLKQQFENNPDWK